The window CCGGTCGTCGTCCCGTGTGACCAGCCCGGTGTCCTCCTCGCCGCCGGCGGTCGCCGCGCCCCGGGCCATCGGGAGGAAGGGGTAGGCCGCGCCGGCCAGCGCCAGCACCGTCGGCACCCCGACGACCACCGCGAGCAGCGCGCCCGAGCGGCTGCCCGTCCACATCATCGCGGAGAGGCCGAGCAGCATCACGTTGATCAGCGCGCCCACGCCCAGCAGGGAGCGGGCGATCAGGGAGAGCCTGCGGCGGTACTCGGCGGCACTGGCGCGGGGCCGGGAGGCGTCCACGTCGGCGCGGGCACGCAGCACCGCGGCGACCGTGCCGACCATGGTGAGGGTGACCGCCAGCTGGACGAGGACCAGGCTGAAGGCCGACCAGAAGGTGGTGGCGAACTCGCGGTGGACGGTGCCCGACGGGGAGCGCTCCGGCAGCAACAGCGTGTCGGGCAGCTCAGGGTAGGCGAACGCCCCGGCGGTGGCGCTGACGGCGAACACCAGCAGCGAGGGGACCACCCAGAGCCAGGGCATCCGCACCGGGTCGGTGCGCAGCGAGGTGTCCATGGCGGCGCCCTGCCGCAGCTCCCGGTACCAGTCGCCCTCCTCCTTGGCGCGGGTCAGCGCCTGGTGGGCGCGGAACCACAGCACGGCGGCGACCCCGCAGAGCGCCAGCGCCGCGACCGAGCCGACCAGGGCGCTGTCGGTGAGGGCGCCGAGACCGAGCGAGACCGCGGTGAGGACGGCGATGGCGGGCAGGAGCAGGGCGCGGTAGCGCCGGCGCTCCTGGTGGACCTCCGGCGCGTCCGCCCGGCCGGGGGGCACCCGGACGCCGAACGGCACCGAACGGGGGCTCAGTTGCGGGCTCGGCGCGGCGTAGAAGACGGCACCCAGGAGCAGGAGCACCGCGGAATTGACGAGGAGGCTGACGAGCACGGGGTTCACCTGATCCGTCCGACGAAGTCATGGTCATGGCAGTCATGGTCATGGGAGCGGCCTCGCGGGAGCGGCGTCGCCCGGTGCGCGGCCGCGCGGACGCGCGCGCGACACCCTCCGGCAGCCTCCCGTACCGCCGTCCCGTCCGGCAACGGTCTTCGGCGAGCGCCGAATGCGCGTCGCCCGCCGGGCGGTTCTGCCACCATCCGGCTATCCACTTCCTTCCTCCTCTCCCGCCCGGCCGAGGGCGAACCCGTCGAGGGCCGACCGGACGTACGCCGCGACCTCCGCCTCGGGCACGCCCCTCACGACGGCCTCGGCGAGCAGGACGCGCAGCCGGGGCCGCCAGTCGTCGCCCGCCCGCAGTTCGGGCGTCGGCCGGCCGACGTCCGGGTGGACCACCGCGCCGCTCTTGCGGTTGATGCGGATGATCCCCTCCCGGCGCAGCAGGTCGTACGCCTTGTTCACGGTGTGGAAGTTGATCGCGAGATCGACGGCGCACTGCCTGGTGGAGGGCAGTGACTCGCCCGGTTTCAGCGTGCCGTCCGCGATGGCTTCCACCACCCGGTCCCGGATCTGCTGGTAGATCGGGACCTCGCTGTCGAGATCGAGTAGTAGCTGCACGGCTCCAACATATCTGATATACAACTACTAGAACAGATAGCCAGCGTAGAGAAGACGCACGGGACCCACGGGGTCCCCGAGGGAGGGGAAGTTCCCCATGGCACTGATGAAGATCTCCGGCACCGACCTCACCGTGACCTTCAGCGGCTGGGAGCGGATGTGGCTCAAGCGCGACAAGGTGACCGTCCCGCTGGCGGCGCTGCGGCGTGTGGAGCCCGTCCGTGACCCGCTCCGCGAGGCGCACGGCACCCGCAGCGGCATCCAGGTCTCCGGCTTCGCCAAGGTCGGCACCTGGGGCCTGGTCAAGGGTCCGCGCCAGCTCGTCGCCGCCTACCGGGGCTCACCCGGACTGCACGTCCGGCTGGACCGCGCGGCCGCCTCCGCGGACTTCGACGAGCTGGTGCTCTCGGCCGACGACGCCGACCGCCTCGCCGAGGAACTCTCGCACCACCTGGGGAAGAACCGATGAACGAGAACACGCTCCACGACCGCCCGGGCGCCGCCACCGAGGAGACCGGTACGCGGCCGGTGGCGGGCCCGGGCACCCGGATCGAGGTGACCGGTCTGACCAAGCGGTTCGGCGAGGTCACCGCCGTCGACGGACTGAGCTTCGCCGTGGAGCCGGGCGTCGTCACCGGCTTCCTCGGGCCGAACGGCGCCGGCAAGACCACCACCATGCGCATGATCCTCGGCCTGGTCACCCCCACCGAGGGCACCGCCACCGTCGGCGGCCGCCGCTACACGGAACTCGACCGGCCCTCCGACGTGGTCGGCGCCGTCCTCGACACCTCCGCCTTCCACCCCAACCACTCCGCCCGCGACCACCTGCGGATCTACTGCGCCATGGGCGGACACCCGGACAGCCGGGTGGACGAGCTGCTGACCCGCCTCGGCATCGCCGAGCACGCCCACCGGCGCACCCGCACCTTCTCCACCGGCATGAAGCAGCGGCTCAGCCTCGCCACGGCGCTCCTCGGCGATCCGCGCGTCCTGCTGCTGGACGAGCCGAGCAACGGCCTCGACCCCGAGGGCATCGCCTGGCTCCGCACCTTCCTGCGCGAGCTGGCGGCCGAGGGCCGCACCGTCCTCGTCTCCAGCCACGTGCTCAGCGAGGTCCAGCAGATCGTCGACGACATCGTGATGATCCGGCGCGGCAGGCTGGTCGCCGCCGGACCGCTGGCGGACATCGAGCGCTACCGGCCCGCCACGGTCCTGGTGCGCTCGCCCGACGCCGAGCGGCTGCGGACGCTGATCCTCGACGGCACCCGGGGTCCGGCCGCCGAAGTGGTCACGGCCGACGACGGTTCGCTGCGGGTCCGCGGGCTGACCGCCGCCGAGATCGCCGACCTCGCCTCGGCCGCCGGACTGCGGGTGCACGAGCTGAGCGCCGGCAGCACCAGCCTGGAGCAGCTCTTCCTCGACCTGACCCAGGACAGCACCGAACAGCCGGAGCAGAACCGGCGCGACGAGGGGGAAGCACGGTGAACGCGTTGATCAAGGCGGAGTTCCGCCGGCTGACGGCGACCAGGATGTGGCGGTGGGCGCTGCTCACGGCCGTCCTGCTCGGCGGCGGCCTGGTCGGCCTGATGGCGGCCGTGGGGCCGGAGAACTTCACGCCGCCCATGCCCGGGATGCACACCGAGGAGGGCGTGCTCTCCGTCCTCGGGATGCTCGGCTTCACCGTCTTCGTCCCGGCCGCGCTCGGCACGCTGGCGATGACCGCGGAGTACCGCCACCGCACCGCCACGTACACCTTCCTCTTCGCGCCCCGGCGCTGGCAGGTGCTCACCGCCAAGCTGGTCACCTTCGGCGGCGCCGGACTGGTCTACGGGCTGGTCCTGGCGGTGAGCGCGGGCGCCGGGTTGTACGGGGCGCTGGCCGCGCGCGGCGTCACGCCCGGTCTGGCGGCGGGCACCGTGTGGGCGCTGCTGCTGCGGCTGGCCCTGACGATGGCGGCCTACACCCTGCTCGGCGTCGCGATGGGGGCGCTCATCCGCAACATGACCGTCGCCCTCGCCGTGGTCATCGGCTACCTCTACATGGGCGAGCTGATCCTCATGATGATCCCGGGCGTCAACCTGGTCTACCCGCTGCTGCCCGGCGGTGCCACGGCTTCCCTCACCAGCTTCACCTACGTCGCCGACGCCGTCGCCGGCGAACTGGCCACCAGCCCCGTCTCGCTGCTCTCCCCGGTGGGCGGCGGATTCCTGCTGGCCGGTTACGCCCTGGTGGCCGCGGCGGTGGCGGTGCTGGTGCCGATGCGCCGCGACGTGCTCTGAACAAGCGGGAGCGGGTGCCCCGGACTGCACTCCGGGACACCCGCGACGGAACTGGCCCGTGGATCAGGCGGGTACGGCGGTCTGGGCCGCGCCCTGGGGCGCGGCCGGGACCCCGTCCATCTCGCGTATCAGGCTGGCGGGCCGCATGTCGGTCCAGTTCTTCTCGACGTAGTCGAGGCAGGACTGGCGGCTGTCCTCGCCGAAGACGACCGTCCAGCCGTCCGGCACCTTGGCGAACGTGGGCCACAGCGAGTGCTGGTTCTCGTCGTTGACCAGGACGTAGAAGACGCCGTTGTCGTCGTCGAACGGGTTCTCCATGAGTTTCCCTTTCCTCATGTTGGGGTTCCGGTCAGATCCCGGTTCCCGCGGCATGGTCTCCCGGCCGTGTCGACCGGTTCAAAGTGTTTCGCCTGGGGTCGAACCGGCCCAGGCTGGTGCGGTCCGGTGGGGCCGGGGGACGCCGCTGGAGGCGTTCCCCGGCCCCCCTGCCGGATCAGGCGCGCCGCGCGAAGAAGTCGAGCAGTGCGTTGTTGACCTGGTCGGGGCGTTCCAGGTAGCCGTAGTGCCCCGCGTCCGCCACCTCCAGGTACCGGGCGCCGGGTATGGCGTCGGCGACCTCGCGGCCCAGGTGGGGCGGGAGGAGCACGTCGTCGGCGAAGCCGACGACCAGACAGGGCGTGGTGATCCGCCGGTAGGCGGCCAGCCGGTCGGTGGTCATGTCGATGCCGAGCTGGGCCCGGTGGCCCGGTGTCCGGGCGAGCGGGGCCATCTCGAAGATGTCCAGCCAGTCCCGGATCTCCTTGTCCGAGCGCAGGGTGGCGGGGGACAGGTTCTGGACGGCCCGCACCGTCGCGGAGTACAGCGGGGTCATCACCCCGCCCTGGTCGTGGAACTCCCGCTCGGCGCGGGCCTGCGCCCGGCGCATGGCGTCGTCCCGGCCCCGGGTGGCCAACAGCGCCACCTGGCTGACCAGTTCGGGCCGGGCCAGGCAGAGTTCCTGGGCGACGTGGGCGCCCAGCGAGGTGCCCACCACGCGGCACGGCCCGAGTCCGAGGTGCTCGATGAGCCCCGCCGTGTCGGCGACCATGTCGTCGACGGTGAACCCGTCGGCGCAGACGTCGGTCGGCGGTATGCCCCGGTTGTCGAAGGTGACGACCCGGTACCCGGCCGCGCGCAGCGCCGGCACCTGGTGCAGGTGCCAGGAGCGGCCGCCGGCGCCGGAGCCCATCACCATCACCACCGGCTCGCCGTCGCCGCTCTCCTGGTAGTGGAGACTGATTCCGTTGACGTGTGCGATCGGCACAACTGCCCTTCTTTCGTCTTCCGTGGTCCGTCAGACACGCCCCAGGACCTGGGCGGGCCGCGGTGCCGGAGGGTCCGCGCGGTACGGGGCGAAGAGTGCCGCCTCGTCGGGGACCCGGGCGGGGATCGGCCGGGAGACCGTCGTGTGGTTGAGGAAGTGGCGCCAGGTGACGTTGCCCGCGACGCTGGAGCCGCCCCAGCTGCCGCTGGAGAGCGTGGTGGTGAAGGGGACGCCGGCGCTGAGGCTGCCGGTGTTGGTCATCGTCGACTGGTTGACGACGACCCGGCAGTGGGTGACCGCCTCGGCCAGCCGCAGCACCCGGTCCTCGCGCGCGGTGTGCACCGCGCAGCTGTGGCCGAGGCCGCACCGCTCCGCGATGGCCTGCACCAGACGGACCGCCTCACCGAAGTCCCGGTAGGCGCAGAGGGTCAGCAACGGCGAGATCTTCTCCCGCAGCACCGGCTGGTCCTGGGACGGGTCGGCGCAGCGTACGGCGAGGACGGAGACGCGCCGACCGTGCAGGTCGATCCCGGCGGCCTCGGCCAGCTCGGCGGCCGGACGGCCGACCAGGGACCGGTCGAGGGTGGTGCCGTCCGGCCACAGGACCCGGGTCAGCCGCTCCGCCTCCGCCTCGTCGCAGAGGTGCGAGCCGGCCTCCACCAGGCCGCGCTCGAAGGCCGCCGCCACCGAGTGGTGGACCAGGACGTTGCTCTCCGAGGAGCACGAGGTGCCGTGGTTGAACCCGGCCCCGTGGTGCACCGCCGCCACCGCCGCCGCGAGGTCCGCCGTCTCGTCCACGACGACCGTCGGGTTGCCCACCCCGGCTCCGATCGCGGGCGTACCACTGCGGTAGGCGCGGCGTACGGTGCCCGAGCCGCCGATGGCGACCACCGAGTCCGCCTCGGCCATCAGCAGCGACCCCGCCTCCCGGCCCGCCTCGGGCAGGCAGATCAGCAGGTCCGGGGGAGCGCCCACCGAGGCGAGGGCGGCCCGCATCACGTCGACCGTGGCCCGCGCGCTGCGGTGGGCCCGGGGGTTGGGGCTGAAGACGGCGGCGTTGCGGGTCTTCAGCATCGGCAGGGCGTTGCAGATGATGCCGGGGGCCGGAGCCGTCGCGGGGCTCGCCACCGCGATCACGCCGAGCGGCTTGGCGATCCTGAGCAGGCCCAGTGCCGGGTCCGACTCGACCACGCCGACGGTGCGGGCGCCGTGCAGGTCGTGCAGGATGCCCAGCACCCGCCTGCGCTGGAGGGCGTACAGGTCCTCGGCGTCCCCGAGGCGGGTCTCCCGGTGACTCAGCCGGGCCAGGCGGCCGGCCGTCTCCTCCTGGTAGCAGTGCCAGCCGACGGCCGCGACGGCCCGGTCGGTCTCCGCCTGCGACCACGAGGCGATCTCGGCCTGGGCGGCTCTGGCCCGGTGGACCACGTCCTCCACGGATTCCCTGATCACGACTCTCCCCCAAGGGCGCTCGCTGGGAAGCGGTCTCCCTGGAGTGCACGGGGGACGCGCCTTCGTCTCGGGGCGCCGGGGGGCTCCCGGGGCTCCCGCAGAGAACTTCACGTTCCTGCCGGCGCAGCGTAGGTCCGCCGATTCACCCCCCGCCACAGTTTCGGTCCTCGGCAAACCCCGTCGGGAGCGGGGACGCGGCGGCCCGGCCGGTCCGCTGCCGACGGGGCCGGGACGGGGCCGCCGCCGGCCCCGACGGCGTGCGAGGCCACGCGTGCCGACCGCGTGGGCGGGGCGACGGAACGGTGAGAACCAGCCACGGGCAGCCTTCCGCAGCGACCGGAACGGCCCCGCCGGGCGCCGGGGCCCGACCGGTCCGGGACCGCCGCGATGGCCGGGACACGCCCCCCGGCAGCCCCCTCCGGGCGGGCCCGTGCCCGCCGAGTCCCTCTCCGGGCGAAGTGGGCGGAGGCTCCACCGAGACCCCGGTCCACGCGCCCAACCTCGTCACACGTAGTGATGGCGCCACCACGCCACCGGGTGCCGGTGCCCCCGTCCCCGGCCGCGCCCGGCTGAAACGGAAAGCCGGGAACGAGGCTGGGATCTTTCCCGGTCCCTCACGAGGTCCGCACCTGAAGAATTCATGATCGGCGTGGTGAATCGGCCATGGCGCCTCAAGGAACGCGGCACTGTCCGCGCGCCACCCGCCGTGGCACCGTCTGGCATGAGTCTGGACAGGAGCGGCCGCACGCGGGCGCCCCTGGCACCAACACCGCGAGGTATCCGCGCGCACGGCACCTGCCCTCCCCCGGAGACCGTCCGGCCGGGCGGGCAGCGGTACGGCGCTCCACCGTGAACCGGTGGAGGCGGACCGGCCGCGCGCCTGGCGCTCGGGTCCACCACTCATCAACGGGGGAAACACATGCAGAGGATTCACTTCTCAGCGGCTGACCTGGCCCGCACGCGTCTACAGAGCACGCTCGGGCCGGTCGCCGAGGGGATCTTCGCGCTCGGCGCGCTGGCCCACTCACGTAACGCGGAGTACGCCCGATGGCGTGGTGAGACCCTGGCGAGGCTCCGCGACACCTACTCCCTCAACCGTCCTCTGCTGCCCCTGCTCCGCTCGCTGCGCGCCCCCGACGACCTGCTCTTCCTCCTGGACTCCTCGCCGCAGGCCGACACCTCGGCGCTCTCCGCGCTCCACCTGAGCCGGACTGAGGTGACCCGGCTGGCCGTGGACATGTGGCGGGCGGGCGGCGCCCCCTACTGGGACCGCGTCCTGGAGCACCTCGACCACGAGTGCGCCGAGCACGGCCGGATCGTGATGACCGGCGGTGTGGAGCGCTTCCTCGCCACCCTCCACCCGAGGATCGTGTGGAACCCGCCGGTGCTGGAGATCCACGACGGCCCGGAGCGCGACATCCACCTCAAGGGGCGCGGCCTGCTGCTGAGCCCCTCCGCCTTCCTGCCGGGTCTGGTGGGCCGCGCGCTGCACGCCGAACGCGACAGCGGTCAGCCCGCGCTGGTCTTCGCCGTCCCCTCCGACGTCTCCCGGCTGTTCGCCCCGACCGACGAGGTGGACGCGATCAGCGGGGAGGCCCTGCGGGCACTGGTCGGCCAGACCCGCGCCGCCGCCCTGCGCGCGCTGACCAGCACCTGCACCACCAGCCAGCTCGCCGCGCGGCTCGGTGTCTCGCCGGGCAGCGCCAGCCAGCACGCCTCGGTACTGCGGGAGTCGGGGCTCATCACCACTCGCCGGGTCCGCAACTGCGCGCTCCACTCGGTGACCCCGCTGGGCATGGCGCTCCTCGGCGGCCGGCTGCGCACACCCGCGCCGGCCCCGCTGCACGTCACGAGCCCGGCCGCCTGAACCACTCCGGCCGCCGTACGGGTACCCTCCAGGCCCGGTGCGCCACCGGCCAGTTGTTTCGGGCCCTGCCGAAAGCGGGTGACCGCGCCATGAGATTTTCATGGCCCCTTGGTGACCCGCGGGGCTGTCCGGCGTTCACCGGAGTCGCACAGAATCGCTGCAACGGAACCCCGATCCGGGGGTATCGGGGGAGGCGCCGCACACAACCGGCGCACCCCACGGATGAAAGGGACACCACCACCATGAGCTCTGCCACGCTCTCCGCCCCGCGCTCCGACGGCGCGGCCACCTCCTCGCGCACCCTGATCATCGAGGACCTGGAGACCCTGCCCGAGCACGGCACCGCCCTCTTCACCATCTGCATCGCCGCCTCCCCGGCCGCGCCGGGCCCGGCCACCCGCGAGCAGCACCAGGCATGACCGTCCTCGGGGGACGCGGCCGTGAGCCCGCCGGTGGCCGCGTCGGGCCGATCGGCCTGAAGAGTCATCTGCGGGCGACCGTGGTACCGGGCGAAGCGGCGTACCTGGTCTCCCAGCGCGGGGTCACCGCGCTGCGCGGGACCCCGGCCGAGGTGCTGGTCCCCCTGCTCGACGGGACCCGCGACCAGGCCGCGGTGATCAACGACGCCGGGCCCGAGCTGACCGCCGAGGAGGCGGCCGGCTCGCTGCGCGCACTCGACGCGGCGGGCCTGCTCCGCGTGCGTACCCCCGAGACGGCCGACCCGGCCACCGAGGCCTACTGGGACCTCGCCGGACCCGGCGCCCCCGACGCCCTGGCCGCCCTGGCCGGGACGGCGGTGGCGCTCGTCCCGCTCGCCGGCACCGACCCCGCCGGGGTCGCCGAGGCGTGCCGCGCCTCGGGCCTGACGGTGGCCGGCACGGCCGAGGAGGCCGACCTCTCCCTCGTCCTGTGCGACGACTACCTCGACCCGGAACTCGCCGGGGTCGACGCCCGGCAGCGCACCGCGGGCACCCCCTGGCTGCCGGTCCGGCTGGGGTCGGCCGCGCTCTGGCTCGGACCCGTGCTGCGTCCGCACGACGGCCCGTGCTGGCACTGCCTCGCCACCCGGCTGCGCGGCCACCGGCACGCCGAGTGGCCGCTCCAGCGCGCGCTGGGGCAGGACGGCCCCGTGCGCCGCCCGCACGCCACACTCCCGGCCGGCCGCGCCGTCGCCACCCACCTGGCCGTCCTGGAGGCGGCCAAGTGGCTGGCCGGTGCCCGCGGCGCGAGCCACGACGGGCTGACCACCCTGGACACGGTGACGCTGGCCACCACCACCCACCCCACCGCCCGGCTGCCGCAGTGCGCGGTCTGCGGCGACCCGAGGCTGACGGCCCGCCGGATCGAGGCGCCGTTCGTGCCCGCCTCCCGCCCCAAGGCCGCCGGAGACCTCAACGGCCACCGGGCGCTGACCCCCGCCCAGATGCTGGAGCGGTACGGCCACCTGGTCGGGCCCGTCACCGGCGTCGTCAAGGAGATCCGCCGGGCGCCGGGCAGCCCCGGCTTCATCAGCGCGTATCTCTCCGGGCAGAACCTCGCCATGCGCAGCGGCACCCTCGCCGGACTGCGGGCGGGGCTGCGTTCGCTCAGCGGTGGCAAGGGGCTCAGCGACACCGAGGCGCGGACCAGCGCGCTCTGCGAGGCCGTCGAGCGGTACAGCGGGACCCGGCAGGGCGACGAGCCGGTGGTGCGGGAGACCTACCGCGCGCTCGGCGACGAGGCCGTCCACCCGAACGCGTGCCAGCTCTTCCACGAGCGGCAGTTCGCCGACCGCGACCGCTGGAACTCAGGCGGCTCACACCTCCACCACGTGCCGCGCCGGTTCGACGAGGAGAGCCCCACCGAGTGGACCCCGGTCTGGTCGCTGACCCACCGGCGCCGCCGGCTGCTGCCGACCTCGTTGCTCTTCTTCGGCGAGCACGAGGCGCCGGACGGGCTGTGGGCCGATTCCAACGGCAACGCCGCCGGCAGCAGCCCCGAGGACGCGCTGGTCCAGGGGTTCCTGGAACTGGTCGAGCGGGACGCCGTCGCCCTGTGGTGGTACAACCGCACCCGTCATCCCGCCGTGGA is drawn from Streptomyces diastaticus subsp. diastaticus and contains these coding sequences:
- a CDS encoding DUF1648 domain-containing protein, with product MLVSLLVNSAVLLLLGAVFYAAPSPQLSPRSVPFGVRVPPGRADAPEVHQERRRYRALLLPAIAVLTAVSLGLGALTDSALVGSVAALALCGVAAVLWFRAHQALTRAKEEGDWYRELRQGAAMDTSLRTDPVRMPWLWVVPSLLVFAVSATAGAFAYPELPDTLLLPERSPSGTVHREFATTFWSAFSLVLVQLAVTLTMVGTVAAVLRARADVDASRPRASAAEYRRRLSLIARSLLGVGALINVMLLGLSAMMWTGSRSGALLAVVVGVPTVLALAGAAYPFLPMARGAATAGGEEDTGLVTRDDDRFWRGAGTVYLNADDPAVLVPKRVGMGWTVNLANRRFLAVCAVLLVLGAAAGVVLALG
- a CDS encoding GntR family transcriptional regulator; amino-acid sequence: MQLLLDLDSEVPIYQQIRDRVVEAIADGTLKPGESLPSTRQCAVDLAINFHTVNKAYDLLRREGIIRINRKSGAVVHPDVGRPTPELRAGDDWRPRLRVLLAEAVVRGVPEAEVAAYVRSALDGFALGRAGEEEGSG
- a CDS encoding ABC transporter ATP-binding protein, which gives rise to MNENTLHDRPGAATEETGTRPVAGPGTRIEVTGLTKRFGEVTAVDGLSFAVEPGVVTGFLGPNGAGKTTTMRMILGLVTPTEGTATVGGRRYTELDRPSDVVGAVLDTSAFHPNHSARDHLRIYCAMGGHPDSRVDELLTRLGIAEHAHRRTRTFSTGMKQRLSLATALLGDPRVLLLDEPSNGLDPEGIAWLRTFLRELAAEGRTVLVSSHVLSEVQQIVDDIVMIRRGRLVAAGPLADIERYRPATVLVRSPDAERLRTLILDGTRGPAAEVVTADDGSLRVRGLTAAEIADLASAAGLRVHELSAGSTSLEQLFLDLTQDSTEQPEQNRRDEGEAR
- a CDS encoding ABC transporter permease, encoding MNALIKAEFRRLTATRMWRWALLTAVLLGGGLVGLMAAVGPENFTPPMPGMHTEEGVLSVLGMLGFTVFVPAALGTLAMTAEYRHRTATYTFLFAPRRWQVLTAKLVTFGGAGLVYGLVLAVSAGAGLYGALAARGVTPGLAAGTVWALLLRLALTMAAYTLLGVAMGALIRNMTVALAVVIGYLYMGELILMMIPGVNLVYPLLPGGATASLTSFTYVADAVAGELATSPVSLLSPVGGGFLLAGYALVAAAVAVLVPMRRDVL
- a CDS encoding MbtH family protein, producing MENPFDDDNGVFYVLVNDENQHSLWPTFAKVPDGWTVVFGEDSRQSCLDYVEKNWTDMRPASLIREMDGVPAAPQGAAQTAVPA
- a CDS encoding alpha/beta fold hydrolase → MPIAHVNGISLHYQESGDGEPVVMVMGSGAGGRSWHLHQVPALRAAGYRVVTFDNRGIPPTDVCADGFTVDDMVADTAGLIEHLGLGPCRVVGTSLGAHVAQELCLARPELVSQVALLATRGRDDAMRRAQARAEREFHDQGGVMTPLYSATVRAVQNLSPATLRSDKEIRDWLDIFEMAPLARTPGHRAQLGIDMTTDRLAAYRRITTPCLVVGFADDVLLPPHLGREVADAIPGARYLEVADAGHYGYLERPDQVNNALLDFFARRA
- a CDS encoding aldehyde dehydrogenase family protein; this encodes MIRESVEDVVHRARAAQAEIASWSQAETDRAVAAVGWHCYQEETAGRLARLSHRETRLGDAEDLYALQRRRVLGILHDLHGARTVGVVESDPALGLLRIAKPLGVIAVASPATAPAPGIICNALPMLKTRNAAVFSPNPRAHRSARATVDVMRAALASVGAPPDLLICLPEAGREAGSLLMAEADSVVAIGGSGTVRRAYRSGTPAIGAGVGNPTVVVDETADLAAAVAAVHHGAGFNHGTSCSSESNVLVHHSVAAAFERGLVEAGSHLCDEAEAERLTRVLWPDGTTLDRSLVGRPAAELAEAAGIDLHGRRVSVLAVRCADPSQDQPVLREKISPLLTLCAYRDFGEAVRLVQAIAERCGLGHSCAVHTAREDRVLRLAEAVTHCRVVVNQSTMTNTGSLSAGVPFTTTLSSGSWGGSSVAGNVTWRHFLNHTTVSRPIPARVPDEAALFAPYRADPPAPRPAQVLGRV
- a CDS encoding ArsR/SmtB family transcription factor, which encodes MQRIHFSAADLARTRLQSTLGPVAEGIFALGALAHSRNAEYARWRGETLARLRDTYSLNRPLLPLLRSLRAPDDLLFLLDSSPQADTSALSALHLSRTEVTRLAVDMWRAGGAPYWDRVLEHLDHECAEHGRIVMTGGVERFLATLHPRIVWNPPVLEIHDGPERDIHLKGRGLLLSPSAFLPGLVGRALHAERDSGQPALVFAVPSDVSRLFAPTDEVDAISGEALRALVGQTRAAALRALTSTCTTSQLAARLGVSPGSASQHASVLRESGLITTRRVRNCALHSVTPLGMALLGGRLRTPAPAPLHVTSPAA
- a CDS encoding TOMM precursor leader peptide-binding protein, which codes for MTVLGGRGREPAGGRVGPIGLKSHLRATVVPGEAAYLVSQRGVTALRGTPAEVLVPLLDGTRDQAAVINDAGPELTAEEAAGSLRALDAAGLLRVRTPETADPATEAYWDLAGPGAPDALAALAGTAVALVPLAGTDPAGVAEACRASGLTVAGTAEEADLSLVLCDDYLDPELAGVDARQRTAGTPWLPVRLGSAALWLGPVLRPHDGPCWHCLATRLRGHRHAEWPLQRALGQDGPVRRPHATLPAGRAVATHLAVLEAAKWLAGARGASHDGLTTLDTVTLATTTHPTARLPQCAVCGDPRLTARRIEAPFVPASRPKAAGDLNGHRALTPAQMLERYGHLVGPVTGVVKEIRRAPGSPGFISAYLSGQNLAMRSGTLAGLRAGLRSLSGGKGLSDTEARTSALCEAVERYSGTRQGDEPVVRETYRALGDEAVHPNACQLFHERQFADRDRWNSGGSHLHHVPRRFDEESPTEWTPVWSLTHRRRRLLPTSLLFFGEHEAPDGLWADSNGNAAGSSPEDALVQGFLELVERDAVALWWYNRTRHPAVDLDAFGESYIERLRAGYRSVGREVWALDLTSDLGIPVVAALSRRTDKPAEDIVFGFGAHFDPRVALRRALTEMGQLLPLVGEVTADGGGYRVTDPEPLDWWRHATAANRPYVRPDRAAPARTPDHWSYTPAGDLLQDVRSITELLRSRGLELLVLDQTRPDLELPVVKVLVPGLRHFWPRYAPGRLYDTPVELGLRTEPCRLEELNPTPLFV